In the Flagellimonas sp. MMG031 genome, one interval contains:
- a CDS encoding SCO family protein, protein MLSFFAKYKMFGIVMLVLSAIIVYLFYNALQPQKMLPVYQPSMVDKSLVDSTLHYTKKYHKIADFSLVNQNGDTITQENYKDKIYVADFFFTTCPTICPIMTKNMAEVQAVVKDDPNIMLLSHSVTPDIDSVAQLKKYAREKGVIDSKWNLVTGDKKQIYQLARKSYLAVKNDGDGGPYDMIHTENFILVDKEKRIRGFYDGTDREEIDKLLKDIEILKASYND, encoded by the coding sequence ATGCTGTCATTCTTTGCCAAGTACAAAATGTTCGGGATAGTCATGTTGGTCCTTTCCGCCATCATTGTCTATCTATTCTACAACGCCCTTCAGCCCCAGAAAATGCTTCCGGTGTACCAGCCTTCCATGGTGGACAAGTCCTTGGTGGACAGCACCCTCCATTACACCAAAAAATACCATAAGATAGCCGATTTTTCATTGGTCAACCAAAACGGGGATACCATTACCCAAGAAAATTACAAGGATAAAATATATGTGGCCGATTTCTTTTTTACCACCTGCCCAACCATTTGCCCGATCATGACCAAAAATATGGCCGAGGTGCAAGCAGTGGTGAAGGACGACCCCAACATTATGTTGCTCTCCCACTCCGTTACCCCGGATATTGATAGCGTTGCCCAACTAAAAAAGTATGCAAGGGAAAAAGGCGTTATCGATAGCAAATGGAACTTGGTCACAGGAGATAAGAAACAGATCTACCAGCTTGCTCGAAAATCATATTTGGCCGTTAAAAATGATGGTGACGGAGGTCCGTACGATATGATCCATACCGAAAATTTTATTCTGGTGGATAAAGAAAAAAGGATTCGTGGCTTTTACGATGGTACCGACCGTGAAGAAATCGATAAGCTTTTGAAGGACATTGAAATCCTTAAAGCCAGTTATAACGATTAA
- the feoB gene encoding ferrous iron transport protein B, producing MSKNINVALIGNPNTGKTSVFNQLTGLKQKVGNYPGITVEKKEGICKLPRGVKAHILDLPGTYSLNTTSLDESLVVELLLNKNDKDYPDVAVVISDVENLKRNLLLFTQIKDLKIPTILVINMADRMDRKGISLDVEAMEKKLDTKIALVSTRKNTGIERIKELIADYKNVSSKPLLDPTRISPAYFERLKKAFPQNDVYKLWLVITQDVNFMPIEKKRIQDATDFSTKSKDELKKLQHKETVLRYQLINNILKETYKVDFLAAKGLRASLDKILTHKIFGYLIFFAILLLIFQAIFEWSSYPMDFIDENFALAAEWIKTTLPPGVFTDLLAEGIVAGIGGIVIFIPQIAFLFLFISLLEESGYMSRVVFLMDRLMRPFGLSGKSVVPLISGNACAIPAIMATRTIENWKERLITILVTPFTTCSARLPVYLILIALVIPEGSILGLSYQALTLMLLYLIGFGMALFSAMVLNKILKIKSRSIFMVEMPTYRLPLLKNVVYTVIEKTKSFVWGAGKIILAISIVLWFLGSNGYSDDFQNAETIVTERIENEGLSTYSKNYIQNNIASHRENALAKGIAPSSIQDSLRTLTAELTERAVAQEIASYKLEHSYIGQAGKAFEPLVKPLGYDWKIGIAVLTSFAAREVFVGTLATIYSVGSDEEETIKKRMAAELDEDGKPLFNLASGISLMLFYAFAMQCMSTLAIVKRETNSWKWPMIQLGFMSVFAYIIALLAYQILI from the coding sequence ATGAGCAAAAACATCAACGTAGCCCTCATCGGGAACCCCAACACGGGAAAAACATCAGTATTCAACCAACTTACCGGTCTTAAGCAAAAAGTAGGCAACTATCCCGGAATCACCGTGGAGAAAAAGGAAGGTATCTGCAAACTTCCCAGAGGCGTAAAAGCGCATATTCTCGATTTACCGGGAACCTATAGTTTGAACACCACCTCTCTCGATGAGAGTTTGGTGGTGGAACTGTTGCTCAACAAAAACGACAAGGATTATCCCGACGTTGCCGTGGTCATTAGCGATGTGGAAAACCTCAAACGGAACCTACTGCTCTTTACCCAGATCAAGGATCTAAAGATTCCGACCATTTTGGTGATCAACATGGCCGATAGGATGGACCGAAAAGGGATTTCGTTGGATGTGGAGGCCATGGAGAAAAAGTTGGACACCAAAATCGCCTTGGTCAGTACCCGGAAAAACACTGGTATAGAACGCATCAAGGAATTGATTGCCGATTACAAAAATGTCTCGTCCAAACCGCTATTAGATCCAACCCGAATTTCCCCAGCATACTTCGAACGATTAAAAAAGGCATTCCCACAAAACGATGTGTACAAACTATGGCTCGTCATCACTCAAGATGTGAACTTTATGCCCATAGAAAAGAAGCGTATCCAAGATGCTACGGACTTCTCCACAAAGTCGAAGGATGAGCTCAAAAAATTGCAGCACAAGGAAACGGTACTTCGCTACCAGCTCATCAATAACATTTTAAAAGAAACTTACAAGGTCGATTTTTTGGCGGCAAAAGGCCTTCGAGCTTCGTTGGACAAAATCTTAACGCACAAAATATTCGGCTACCTGATTTTCTTTGCCATCCTATTGCTCATATTCCAGGCCATTTTTGAGTGGAGCTCCTACCCCATGGACTTTATCGATGAAAATTTTGCCTTAGCGGCCGAATGGATAAAGACCACCTTGCCTCCCGGGGTATTTACGGATTTACTTGCTGAAGGAATTGTAGCGGGAATCGGGGGCATTGTTATTTTTATCCCTCAAATTGCCTTTCTGTTCCTGTTTATCTCCCTTTTGGAAGAGTCAGGCTATATGAGCCGTGTCGTTTTTTTAATGGACCGATTGATGCGTCCCTTCGGATTGAGCGGAAAAAGTGTAGTGCCCCTCATATCTGGGAACGCATGTGCCATACCGGCCATTATGGCCACCCGCACCATTGAAAATTGGAAAGAAAGACTCATCACTATTCTGGTAACCCCATTTACCACCTGCTCCGCCAGATTGCCCGTGTATTTGATTCTAATCGCCTTGGTGATTCCAGAGGGCAGCATTTTGGGTCTGAGCTATCAAGCGTTGACATTGATGCTTTTGTACCTCATCGGCTTTGGAATGGCACTGTTTTCAGCCATGGTGCTCAATAAAATCCTTAAGATAAAGAGCAGGTCCATTTTTATGGTTGAAATGCCAACCTATCGGCTTCCATTGCTCAAAAATGTGGTGTACACGGTAATCGAAAAAACAAAAAGCTTTGTTTGGGGCGCGGGTAAAATCATTTTGGCCATATCCATTGTCCTATGGTTTTTGGGCTCCAATGGGTATTCGGATGATTTCCAAAATGCAGAGACCATCGTAACCGAAAGAATAGAAAACGAGGGATTGAGCACCTACAGCAAAAATTACATTCAAAACAACATTGCTTCCCATAGGGAGAACGCCTTGGCAAAAGGAATCGCACCCAGCTCCATTCAAGATTCCCTAAGGACCTTGACAGCAGAACTCACGGAGAGGGCGGTTGCACAGGAGATTGCCAGTTACAAATTGGAACATTCCTACATTGGCCAAGCCGGAAAAGCTTTTGAACCCTTGGTAAAACCCTTGGGCTACGATTGGAAGATCGGCATTGCCGTATTGACCTCCTTTGCCGCCCGGGAAGTGTTTGTGGGCACCTTGGCGACCATTTACAGTGTGGGAAGCGACGAGGAAGAAACCATTAAGAAGCGAATGGCGGCAGAACTGGATGAAGATGGCAAACCATTGTTCAATCTCGCATCCGGAATATCACTGATGTTGTTCTACGCTTTTGCCATGCAATGCATGAGCACGCTCGCCATTGTAAAAAGAGAGACCAATTCATGGAAATGGCCCATGATCCAATTGGGCTTTATGAGTGTTTTTGCCTATATTATAGCTTTACTCGCTTACCAAATCCTAATTTAA
- a CDS encoding FeoA family protein, whose translation MATVADLRYGQKGIIKGFTENNLPIKLMELGCLPGNSVELLRIAPLNDPIYINLSGSHLAIRRSLAQLIELEIIEETQPK comes from the coding sequence GTGGCCACAGTAGCAGATTTACGGTACGGACAAAAGGGAATAATCAAAGGATTCACGGAAAACAACCTCCCCATCAAGTTAATGGAATTGGGATGCCTGCCCGGCAACAGCGTAGAACTGTTGCGTATTGCCCCACTGAACGATCCCATTTACATCAACCTTAGTGGCAGCCACTTGGCCATACGACGATCCTTGGCGCAGCTCATTGAATTGGAAATCATTGAAGAAACACAGCCCAAATGA